One part of the Phacochoerus africanus isolate WHEZ1 chromosome 7, ROS_Pafr_v1, whole genome shotgun sequence genome encodes these proteins:
- the DCP1B gene encoding mRNA-decapping enzyme 1B isoform X5, with amino-acid sequence MSGKRLMWKEPYLFTQVSIYGIWFYDKEECQRIAELMKNLTQYEQLKAHHGAGAGAAARAGGPTMTLGSGESREVDILRMLTKARDEYTKCKTCSEPKQITSSSAIYNNPNLIKPIPVKPSGNRQQRIPQPSQTLDPEPQHLSLMALFGKQDKAACQQTVGPPQTPHQQLQQEKGVQQGQQGVVHSMSYEDPRRHSPLVEKQLCPAIQKLMVRSADLHPLSELPENRPCRDGESCTGAAQPGSPCSTLGAPRTQNLLEKLQSSPRTASRCDPAAPAPSSSAATPAAPAPPAPGSQAVGSSEVSPRELLRKLQGAQQEPPVPSRPALAAKFPLATSSARAPNPLESWRDQTPCNEKQAPLLQVLLPQRIPAAVAPSLLMSPMVFTQPTWAPPQERCSGLLPPGSQDPVATPSSLLLPLQTPEPPGTPRSPLTKLQLQEALLHLIQNDDSFLNIIYEAYLFSMTQAAMKKTL; translated from the exons TGTCCATATATGGAATTTGGTTTTATGACAAGGAAGAATGCCAAAGAATTGCAGAGCTTATGAAAAA CCTAACTCAGTATGAACAGTTGAAAGCCCACCACGGAGCTGGGGCAGGAGCAGCAGCCAGAGCAGGAGGCCCCACGATGACCCTCGGTTCAGGGGAGAGCAGGGAGGTGGACATCCTACGAATGCTCACCAAGGCCAGGGACGAGTACACAAAG tgtAAAACCTGTTCTGAGCCAAAGCAGATCACCAGCTCATCTGCCATCTACAACAACCCCAATCTCATCAAGCCCATCCCAGTGAAGCCCAGTGGAAACCGGCAGCAGCGCATCCCCCAACCCAGCCAG ACCTTAGACCCCGAACCTCAGCACCTGTCCTTGATGGCTCTCTTTGGGAAGCAGGACAAAGCTGCGTGTCAGCAAACTGTGGGGCCTCCACAGACCCctcaccagcagctgcagcaagagAAGGGGGTTCAGCAGGGCCAGCAGGGGGTCGTACACTCCATGTCCTATGAGGACCCCCGGAGACACTCACCTCTTGTTGAGAAGCAGCTCTGCCCCGCCATCCAGAAGCTTATGGTCAGGAGTGCAGACCTGCACCCGCTGTCGGAGCTGCCAGAGAACCGGCCCTGCAGAGATGGAGAATCCTGCACTGGAGCCGCCCAGCCCGGGTCCCCCTGCAGCACACTCGGGGCCCCCAGGACGCAGAACCTGCTGGAAAAGCTCCAGAGCAGCCCCAGGACTGCAAGCAGGTGTGATCCTGCTGCACCTGCACCCTCCAGCTCGGCCGCCACCCCTGCAGCCCCAGCGCCGCCCGCGCCTGGCAGTCAGGCAGTGGGCTCCAGCGAGGTGTCCCCGCGGGAGCTGCTGCGGAAGCTGCAGGGGGCACAGCAGGAACCGCCAGTGCCCAGCCGCCCTGCCTTGGCAGCGAAGTTTCCCTTGGCCACTTCCAGCGCCCGAGCTCCAAATCCCTTGGAGTCCTGGAGGGACCAGACCCCCTGCAATGAGAAGCAGGCTCCGCTCCTGCAG GTCCTTTTGCCCCAGCGCATCCCAGCCGCGGTGGCCCCATCTCTGCTCATGTCCCCCATGGTGTTCACACAGCCCACCTGGGCCCCGCCACAGGAGAGGTGCAGTGGGCTCCTGCCCCCAGGGAGCCAGGACCCAGTGGCCACCCCCAgcagcctcctcctgcctctgcagaCCCCGGAGCCTCCTGGGACCCCCAGAAGCCCCCTGACCAAGCTACAGCTCCAGGAAGCTCTGCTGCATCTCATCCAG